In the genome of Bradyrhizobium sp. CIAT3101, one region contains:
- a CDS encoding dipeptide ABC transporter ATP-binding protein, whose amino-acid sequence MALLEVNGLVKHFVAQRSLFGRALAHVKAVDGVSFTLEAGKTLALVGESGCGKSTVSRLVLRLIEPDAGSVRFDGRDLLSLDADALRKFRREAQIIFQDPYASLNPRMTVGQILTEPLVLHDLVPPEQRRERVAEILRLVGLEPRLARRYPHEFSGGQRQRIAIARALAVEPKLIICDEPVSALDVSIRSQILNLLRELQDRLGLAYIFVSHDLAVVKHIADRVAVMNLGGIVEEADADALFAEPRHPYSRALLSAIPLPQPRARRAKVVLQGEIPSALNPPAGCRFHTRCPFVIDRCRTEAPALVADEAGHATACHRASELPPADSILPTVGGFTPELAKLVAAFSRKTEGASPVGVGIQSARPTTP is encoded by the coding sequence ATGGCGCTCCTCGAGGTCAACGGCCTGGTCAAGCATTTCGTCGCCCAGCGGTCGCTGTTCGGCCGGGCGCTGGCCCATGTCAAAGCGGTCGATGGGGTCAGCTTCACGCTCGAAGCCGGCAAGACCCTCGCTTTGGTCGGTGAATCCGGTTGCGGCAAATCCACCGTCAGCCGCCTGGTGCTGCGGCTGATCGAGCCCGATGCGGGCAGCGTGCGGTTCGACGGTCGCGACCTGCTCTCGCTCGATGCCGATGCGCTCCGCAAATTCCGCCGCGAAGCGCAGATCATCTTTCAGGACCCCTACGCCTCGCTCAACCCGCGCATGACGGTCGGCCAGATCCTGACTGAGCCGCTCGTGCTGCACGATCTCGTGCCGCCAGAGCAACGGCGCGAGCGTGTCGCGGAAATCTTGCGGCTCGTGGGGCTCGAGCCGCGGCTGGCCCGGCGCTATCCGCACGAATTCTCCGGCGGCCAACGCCAGCGCATCGCCATCGCCCGCGCGCTCGCGGTCGAGCCGAAGCTGATCATCTGCGACGAGCCGGTCTCGGCGCTCGACGTCTCGATCCGCTCGCAGATCTTGAACCTGCTGCGCGAGCTGCAGGACCGGCTTGGTCTGGCCTATATCTTCGTTTCGCATGATCTCGCGGTGGTCAAGCACATCGCCGACCGCGTCGCGGTGATGAATCTCGGCGGCATCGTCGAAGAGGCCGATGCGGACGCGTTGTTCGCCGAGCCACGCCATCCGTACAGCCGCGCCCTGTTGTCCGCGATCCCGCTGCCGCAACCTCGCGCGAGGCGGGCCAAGGTCGTGCTGCAAGGCGAGATCCCGAGCGCGCTCAATCCGCCGGCCGGCTGTCGCTTCCACACCCGCTGCCCCTTCGTGATCGACCGCTGCCGTACCGAAGCGCCGGCGCTGGTGGCCGACGAGGCAGGCCACGCCACCGCCTGCCATCGCGCCAGCGAGCTGCCTCCGGCCGACAGCATCCTGCCCACCGTGGGCGGATTCACGCCGGAACTGGCAAAATTAGTCGCAGCCTTCAGCCGAAAGACGGAAGGCGCAAGCCCGGTCGGGGTTGGTATACAGAGTGCAAGGCCTACAACGCCGTAG